In Arthrobacter sp. QXT-31, one genomic interval encodes:
- a CDS encoding WhiB family transcriptional regulator: protein MGQAERIDDAVVAGQATAKYRSRGVPSDWYVDPADPDAAERYNVGTSASLQDQATAFLAQHEALQNESLLAGRPEQDEDDLDPPMEIRNPEPTTLAQPVWIGLPLGQDFDDEGELGWQTDALCAQTDPEAFFPEKGGSTRDAKKVCGACSVRSQCLEYALSNDERFGIWGGLSERERRRLRKRAV from the coding sequence ATGGGGCAAGCGGAGCGTATTGATGATGCTGTAGTGGCCGGCCAGGCCACAGCAAAGTACCGGTCTCGGGGGGTGCCCAGTGACTGGTACGTGGATCCGGCCGACCCGGACGCCGCAGAGCGGTACAACGTGGGCACGTCTGCCTCTTTGCAGGATCAGGCCACGGCCTTCCTCGCCCAACACGAGGCGCTCCAGAATGAGTCCCTCCTGGCCGGGCGGCCGGAGCAGGACGAGGACGATCTCGATCCCCCCATGGAGATCCGGAACCCGGAGCCCACCACGCTGGCCCAGCCAGTGTGGATTGGATTGCCGCTGGGACAGGATTTCGACGACGAAGGCGAGCTCGGGTGGCAGACCGATGCCCTGTGCGCCCAGACCGATCCGGAGGCCTTCTTTCCGGAAAAGGGCGGTTCCACCAGGGACGCCAAGAAAGTCTGCGGAGCATGCAGCGTACGGTCGCAGTGCCTGGAGTATGCATTGTCGAATGACGAACGGTTCGGGATTTGGGGTGGCCTCTCCGAGCGTGAGCGCCGACGGCTGAGGAAGCGAGCGGTCTAA
- a CDS encoding glycosyltransferase family 2 protein, with translation MVAHNGSAYLPRTLTALASQTRPADTVIGVDTGSQDTSAALLQRALGDANVTTADTGRAGMGTAVRAGLAALAPWKPQGTRDRSEWIWLLHDDAAPAPEALAELLHAVERAPSVTVAGCKQLDWNAKRRLIDVGLSTSRWAERLTLIEADELDQGQYDGRSDTFAVNSAGMLVRRDIWEHLKGFDPALPGTGDDVDFCWRNRLAGHRVVVVPSAKMFHVSHRPHALGTASAARRAQVHLRLKHAPLWALPLHAVGALLGSLLRLVFSIAVKDPGYGFSQLLATAAALARPAALARGRRNAGRTRRVRRSVVKALQTERREVWGHRRSLMEALGADDARATEDSNDPLEQQPSGDSTDDFAALSTSERGWVGNGAVAAVIIAAAASFAGLAALFQADAAGGGALLPVSARLEDIWHHASSWWIGLGAGLPGHGDPFDYVLWILGLLGGGNANGAVVWLLLLAMPLSGLTAWFASGALTSYRRFRLAAALVWAAAPALQVAVNQGRVGAVLVHLMTPLLVLALLRATGSAVGRGRFAPVPAGSLADQPPAKPGVNGTPSWTAAAAAGLALAVITAAAPSLLLPAAAVIILLSLLLRKRGRTLWWALLPSAALFVPFALSTLDRPRALLADPGLPLPFEAAPVWQQILGQPLSFDPAGGLSGLAFFSGGSVPWALLLALLVGVPLLALAVAALFVPLRVHPDRRGRVARVLWAVALLALAGGWLAAHVATGAGAQALVVPFTGPTVSAAVFALLAAAVIGGDGLLTLAGSGPDSQLRARGTRGATAARVTAVLVLVLLLAGPLAGLAAWTAQNVVQPADATVQAGTAHLGTPRLVGPTDPRVLPATAVDRGEGPEQTRTLLISTGEDGTYSATLMRGRGTTLDSLSAIAAARDILGTPGQEAVRDDDEVTAALRTSVATLVAARGVDPRPELERLGVGFIVLRAADTAAQLTASRMDAVPGLTAVGPTDSGWLWRVTPLNDAVLQPADVAHRVRIVDSKGATIGLVRSDLTGAQAEVPKGPEGRLLVLAERADPGWTAWLDGRRLTSTTSGWSQAFTLPPQAGQVTVRYESPWALWSGILQAAVIGLTVLLALPMPARRPNTGLSRDEGALRKEYQNA, from the coding sequence GTGGTAGCCCACAACGGCAGTGCTTATTTGCCCAGGACTCTTACAGCGCTGGCCTCGCAGACCCGGCCGGCGGACACCGTGATCGGGGTGGATACCGGCTCACAGGACACTTCGGCTGCGCTCCTGCAGCGCGCCCTCGGCGATGCCAACGTCACCACCGCCGATACCGGCAGGGCGGGGATGGGTACCGCCGTGCGGGCCGGTCTGGCCGCCCTGGCCCCATGGAAACCGCAGGGCACGCGCGACCGGTCCGAATGGATCTGGCTGCTGCACGATGACGCGGCGCCAGCGCCCGAGGCCCTTGCCGAACTGCTGCACGCTGTGGAGCGTGCCCCCTCCGTCACGGTTGCCGGCTGCAAGCAACTGGACTGGAACGCCAAACGGCGCCTGATCGACGTCGGGCTTTCCACCAGCCGCTGGGCCGAGCGGCTCACGCTGATCGAGGCGGACGAACTCGACCAGGGGCAGTACGACGGGCGTTCCGACACGTTCGCGGTCAACTCCGCCGGCATGCTGGTCAGGCGGGATATCTGGGAACATCTCAAAGGCTTTGACCCGGCGCTTCCCGGCACGGGCGACGACGTCGACTTCTGCTGGCGGAACCGGCTGGCCGGGCACCGCGTGGTGGTGGTTCCCAGCGCGAAAATGTTCCACGTCTCGCACCGGCCGCACGCCCTTGGCACCGCCTCCGCCGCGCGCCGGGCACAGGTGCACCTGCGGCTCAAGCACGCCCCGCTCTGGGCGCTGCCGCTGCACGCTGTGGGCGCGCTCCTTGGGAGCCTCCTCCGGCTGGTCTTCAGCATCGCCGTGAAGGACCCCGGGTACGGCTTTTCGCAGCTCCTGGCCACCGCCGCTGCCCTCGCCAGGCCCGCCGCCCTCGCCCGCGGGCGGCGCAACGCTGGCCGCACCCGCCGTGTCCGGCGCTCCGTGGTCAAGGCGCTGCAGACCGAACGGCGCGAAGTCTGGGGCCACCGGCGCTCCCTGATGGAAGCCCTCGGCGCGGACGACGCCCGGGCCACCGAGGACAGCAATGACCCGCTGGAGCAACAACCCAGCGGCGACTCGACGGACGACTTTGCAGCCCTGTCCACGAGCGAGCGGGGCTGGGTAGGCAACGGGGCCGTCGCCGCCGTGATCATTGCCGCCGCGGCGTCCTTCGCCGGCCTGGCCGCGCTTTTCCAGGCAGACGCCGCTGGAGGCGGGGCGCTCCTGCCGGTCTCTGCCCGGTTGGAGGACATCTGGCACCACGCCTCCAGCTGGTGGATCGGACTGGGCGCAGGACTTCCCGGCCACGGCGACCCGTTCGACTACGTCCTGTGGATCCTTGGCCTGCTGGGCGGCGGCAACGCGAACGGCGCCGTCGTCTGGCTGCTCCTGCTGGCCATGCCGCTCTCCGGACTGACTGCCTGGTTCGCTTCCGGAGCCCTGACCTCCTACCGCCGCTTCCGGCTGGCCGCTGCGCTGGTCTGGGCGGCGGCGCCGGCCCTGCAGGTGGCCGTCAACCAGGGGCGCGTCGGAGCGGTGCTGGTCCACCTCATGACGCCGCTGCTGGTCCTCGCGCTGCTGCGGGCCACCGGCTCCGCCGTCGGACGCGGCCGCTTCGCCCCGGTGCCGGCCGGCAGCCTCGCTGACCAGCCACCGGCCAAGCCCGGGGTCAACGGCACGCCGTCCTGGACGGCAGCCGCAGCTGCGGGGCTGGCGCTGGCGGTCATCACCGCCGCCGCACCGTCGCTCCTGCTGCCGGCCGCCGCCGTCATCATCCTCCTGAGCCTGCTGCTCCGGAAACGCGGACGCACGCTCTGGTGGGCGCTGCTGCCGAGTGCTGCACTGTTCGTCCCGTTTGCCCTGTCCACCCTGGACCGGCCCAGGGCGCTGCTTGCTGACCCCGGGCTGCCTCTGCCTTTCGAGGCCGCCCCGGTGTGGCAGCAGATCCTGGGCCAGCCGCTCAGTTTCGACCCCGCCGGCGGGCTTTCCGGGCTGGCGTTCTTTTCTGGCGGCTCCGTCCCGTGGGCGCTCCTGCTGGCCCTCCTGGTAGGGGTGCCGCTGCTTGCGCTGGCTGTTGCCGCGCTCTTCGTTCCGCTCCGGGTCCACCCGGACCGCCGGGGCCGTGTGGCCCGGGTCCTCTGGGCCGTGGCGCTGCTGGCGCTGGCCGGCGGCTGGCTGGCAGCCCATGTCGCCACCGGCGCCGGCGCGCAGGCCCTCGTGGTGCCGTTCACCGGTCCGACCGTCTCCGCCGCCGTTTTCGCGCTGCTCGCGGCAGCGGTCATCGGAGGCGACGGCCTGCTGACGCTTGCCGGCTCCGGTCCGGACAGCCAACTCCGTGCCCGGGGAACGCGTGGCGCTACCGCGGCCCGCGTCACTGCGGTGCTGGTCCTGGTGCTCCTGCTCGCCGGACCGCTGGCCGGGCTGGCGGCATGGACCGCGCAGAACGTGGTGCAGCCGGCCGATGCCACGGTGCAGGCCGGCACCGCCCACCTCGGAACGCCACGGCTCGTGGGTCCCACGGACCCGCGGGTGCTGCCCGCCACCGCGGTGGACCGCGGCGAGGGGCCGGAGCAGACCCGGACACTGCTGATCAGCACCGGCGAGGACGGAACCTACAGCGCCACCCTCATGCGCGGACGCGGCACCACACTGGACAGCCTCTCAGCCATCGCGGCGGCCCGGGACATCCTGGGCACACCCGGGCAGGAAGCGGTCCGCGACGACGACGAGGTCACCGCTGCGCTGCGCACCAGCGTGGCCACGCTGGTGGCTGCCCGCGGCGTCGACCCGCGGCCCGAACTGGAGCGGCTCGGCGTCGGATTCATCGTCCTGCGCGCCGCGGACACGGCGGCTCAGCTGACCGCCAGCCGGATGGACGCTGTTCCCGGGCTGACGGCCGTCGGGCCCACTGACTCCGGCTGGCTCTGGCGGGTGACACCGCTGAACGACGCCGTCCTGCAGCCCGCCGACGTCGCCCACCGAGTGCGCATCGTCGACAGCAAGGGTGCCACCATCGGGCTGGTCCGCTCGGATCTGACCGGCGCCCAGGCCGAGGTCCCCAAAGGACCTGAAGGCCGGCTGCTCGTGCTCGCCGAGCGGGCGGATCCCGGCTGGACCGCCTGGCTCGACGGCCGCAGACTGACGTCCACCA